From Bacteroidota bacterium, the proteins below share one genomic window:
- the atpE gene encoding ATP synthase F0 subunit C gives MLSSILLEAGNLGLGYGVAALGAGLAALGAGVGIGRIGGSALESIARQPEASGDIRANMILTAALVEGAAFFAMVVGLLVVFKS, from the coding sequence ATGTTATCTTCAATTCTCCTGGAAGCAGGTAACCTTGGCCTCGGCTACGGTGTTGCTGCTTTGGGTGCCGGCCTCGCCGCTCTCGGCGCTGGCGTCGGTATCGGTCGTATCGGTGGTTCGGCACTCGAATCCATCGCCCGCCAGCCTGAAGCATCCGGCGACATCCGCGCCAACATGATCCTGACCGCAGCTCTCGTGGAAGGCGCCGCCTTCTTCGCGATGGTTGTTGGTCTGCTCGTCGTGTTCAAGAGCTGA
- a CDS encoding F0F1 ATP synthase subunit B has translation MELIQPAIGLIFWMSVSFLLLLFILRKFAWKPILKMLSDRETSIAEALNSARKAKDEMANLKADNERLLNEARAERDRMLKEARDTKDAIVAEAKSKAQTEANKVLQQARETIQTEKLAAITELKNQVATMSIEIAEKILRTELGNDEKQKALVQSLLKDINLN, from the coding sequence ATGGAACTCATTCAACCCGCCATCGGTCTCATCTTCTGGATGAGCGTTTCTTTCCTGCTGTTGCTCTTCATCCTGCGCAAGTTCGCCTGGAAGCCCATCCTGAAGATGCTGAGCGACCGCGAAACGAGCATCGCCGAAGCACTGAACTCCGCCCGCAAAGCGAAAGACGAGATGGCCAACCTGAAGGCCGACAACGAGCGCCTGCTCAACGAAGCCCGCGCCGAACGCGATCGCATGCTGAAAGAAGCACGCGATACCAAGGACGCGATCGTGGCTGAAGCGAAGTCGAAGGCGCAGACCGAAGCCAACAAGGTGTTGCAACAGGCCCGCGAGACCATCCAGACCGAGAAGCTCGCCGCCATCACCGAACTCAAGAACCAGGTGGCCACCATGTCGATCGAGATCGCGGAAAAGATCCTGCGCACCGAGCTGGGCAACGACGAAAAGCAGAAGGCGCTCGTGCAGAGCCTCCTCAAAGACATCAACCTGAACTGA
- the atpH gene encoding ATP synthase F1 subunit delta, with protein sequence MHNIKVAKRYAKSLIDLAKETGVLDAVSADMKLLVSVCQSSKELTSLLGNPIINSDKKEAVLNAIFGDKIQPMTRSFFQILIRKGREGDLYEIAKEYIAQYKQLKGITTAVVITATGLNDHLRSEVNRIVKEKVQREVELLEQVDKDLIGGFVLRIGDTQYDASVVSQLRRLAKEFSSNPYVRKN encoded by the coding sequence ATGCATAACATCAAAGTCGCGAAACGTTACGCCAAGTCGCTGATCGACCTGGCCAAGGAGACCGGAGTCCTGGACGCGGTGAGTGCGGACATGAAACTCCTCGTTTCGGTTTGCCAGTCCAGCAAGGAACTCACCAGCCTCCTCGGCAATCCGATCATCAATTCGGACAAGAAGGAAGCGGTATTGAACGCGATATTCGGCGACAAAATCCAGCCGATGACACGTTCGTTCTTTCAGATCCTGATCCGGAAGGGCCGCGAAGGCGACCTGTACGAGATCGCGAAAGAATACATCGCCCAATACAAGCAACTCAAGGGCATCACGACCGCCGTCGTGATCACCGCCACCGGCCTCAACGACCACCTGCGCTCGGAGGTGAACCGCATCGTGAAGGAAAAAGTACAGCGCGAAGTGGAACTCCTCGAGCAGGTCGACAAGGACCTGATCGGCGGTTTCGTGTTGCGCATCGGCGATACACAGTACGATGCCAGCGTCGTGAGCCAGCTCCGCCGCCTGGCAAAAGAATTCAGCTCGAACCCATACGTCCGCAAGAACTGA
- a CDS encoding F0F1 ATP synthase subunit alpha: MAEVRPDEVSAILRQQLAGFKTEKELEEVGTVLQVGDGIARIYGLTKVQSGELIEFENGLRGVVLNLEEDNVGAVLLGKSTDIREGDVVKRTGQIASIKVGDGMVGRVVDTLGTPIDGKGPISGELFEMPLERKAPGVIYRQPVNEPLQTGIKAVDAMIPIGRGQRELIIGDRQTGKTAVAIDTIINQKEFYERGEPVYCIYVAVGQKGSTVAQIVKTLTDNGAMPYTIIVSATASDPAPMQFFAPMAGAAIGEYFRDTGRPALIVYDDLSKQAVAYREVSLLLRRPPGREAYPGDVFYLHSRLLERAAKVINSDEIARQMNDLPETLKNKVKGGGSLTALPIIETQAGDVSAYIPTNVISITDGQIFLEANLFNSGVRPAINVGISVSRVGGNAQIKSMKKVAGTLKLDQAQYRELEAFSKFGSDLDAATKATLDKGSRNVEILKQGQYNPMSVEKQIAIIYLGTRNLLRDVPTNRVKEFETEYLALLDAQHKATLDSLRKGVIDDSVTSVLEKAAASLTPKYKA; the protein is encoded by the coding sequence ATGGCAGAAGTAAGACCCGACGAAGTCTCCGCGATACTGCGACAGCAGTTGGCCGGCTTCAAGACCGAGAAAGAACTGGAAGAAGTAGGCACCGTGCTCCAGGTGGGCGACGGTATCGCCCGCATCTACGGCCTCACCAAAGTGCAGTCCGGTGAACTCATCGAATTCGAGAACGGCCTGCGCGGCGTAGTACTGAACCTCGAAGAAGACAACGTCGGTGCGGTATTGCTCGGTAAATCCACCGACATCCGCGAAGGCGACGTCGTGAAGCGTACCGGTCAGATCGCCTCCATCAAGGTGGGTGACGGAATGGTCGGCCGTGTCGTCGACACGCTGGGCACCCCGATCGACGGCAAAGGCCCGATCAGCGGTGAGCTGTTCGAGATGCCGCTCGAGCGCAAAGCGCCGGGTGTAATCTACCGTCAGCCGGTGAACGAACCGTTGCAGACCGGCATCAAGGCCGTTGACGCCATGATCCCGATCGGTCGCGGTCAGCGCGAACTGATCATCGGTGACCGTCAGACGGGTAAGACCGCCGTGGCCATCGATACCATCATCAACCAGAAAGAATTCTACGAGCGCGGAGAACCGGTTTACTGTATCTACGTTGCCGTAGGTCAGAAAGGCTCCACCGTCGCGCAGATCGTAAAGACGCTGACCGACAACGGCGCCATGCCGTACACCATCATCGTGTCGGCTACCGCTTCCGATCCGGCGCCGATGCAGTTCTTCGCTCCGATGGCCGGCGCGGCTATCGGCGAATATTTCCGCGATACCGGCCGCCCGGCGCTCATCGTATACGATGACTTGTCCAAGCAGGCCGTTGCCTACCGTGAAGTGTCCCTGCTGCTCCGTCGTCCTCCGGGCCGCGAAGCGTATCCGGGTGACGTATTCTACCTGCACTCCCGTCTGCTCGAGCGTGCGGCCAAGGTCATCAACTCCGACGAGATCGCTCGCCAGATGAACGACCTGCCCGAGACGCTGAAGAACAAGGTGAAAGGCGGAGGCTCGCTCACCGCGCTTCCGATCATCGAGACCCAGGCCGGTGACGTATCCGCGTATATCCCGACGAACGTGATCTCGATCACCGACGGTCAGATCTTCCTCGAAGCGAACCTCTTCAACTCCGGTGTACGTCCGGCCATCAACGTAGGTATCTCCGTATCCCGCGTAGGCGGTAACGCGCAGATCAAGTCGATGAAGAAAGTCGCCGGTACGCTGAAGCTCGACCAGGCCCAGTACCGCGAACTCGAAGCGTTCTCCAAATTCGGCTCCGACCTCGACGCCGCTACCAAGGCGACGCTCGACAAGGGTTCCCGCAACGTGGAGATCCTGAAGCAGGGCCAGTACAACCCGATGTCGGTAGAGAAGCAGATCGCGATCATCTACCTCGGTACCCGCAACCTGCTCCGCGACGTTCCGACGAACCGCGTGAAGGAATTCGAAACCGAATACCTCGCACTGCTCGACGCCCAGCACAAAGCAACGCTCGATTCGCTCCGCAAAGGCGTCATCGACGACAGCGTGACCTCGGTGCTGGAGAAGGCTGCTGCGTCACTTACTCCGAAGTACAAAGCCTGA
- the atpG gene encoding ATP synthase F1 subunit gamma, with the protein MANLKEVRNRIASVNSTQQITKAMKMVSAAKLRRAQDAILTMRPYAAKLREIMENISGTLEGGAGGDFARVRPVEKVLIVAVNSNRGLCGAFNANINRAVNRLIRETYAKQAKEGNVKVLAIGKKASDFFSKQKNVLVGNHNEVYANLNFENVSAIAEKIMQEFAAGQYDRVEVVYNQFKNAAVQYVITEQMLPIAPPATKGDAAKTAASDYIFEPRKEELVLELIPKSVKVQLFKAVLDSHASEHGARMTAMNKATDNAGEMLRELRLSYNKARQAAITGEILEIVAGAEALKG; encoded by the coding sequence ATGGCCAATCTGAAAGAAGTCCGTAACCGCATCGCCTCCGTCAATTCGACGCAGCAGATCACCAAGGCGATGAAAATGGTGAGCGCGGCCAAGCTCCGCCGCGCGCAGGACGCCATCCTGACCATGCGTCCGTACGCGGCCAAGCTGCGCGAGATCATGGAGAATATCTCGGGTACGCTCGAAGGCGGTGCGGGCGGCGATTTCGCGCGCGTGCGACCGGTGGAGAAGGTGCTCATCGTAGCCGTCAATTCCAATCGTGGCTTGTGCGGCGCTTTCAATGCCAACATCAACCGTGCGGTCAACCGACTCATTCGCGAGACCTACGCGAAGCAGGCTAAAGAAGGCAATGTGAAGGTGCTGGCCATCGGCAAAAAGGCCTCCGACTTCTTCTCCAAGCAGAAGAACGTATTGGTCGGCAATCACAACGAAGTTTACGCGAACCTGAACTTTGAAAACGTATCCGCCATTGCGGAGAAGATCATGCAGGAATTCGCGGCCGGGCAGTATGATCGCGTGGAAGTGGTGTACAACCAGTTCAAGAACGCGGCGGTCCAGTACGTGATCACCGAGCAGATGCTCCCGATCGCGCCTCCCGCTACTAAGGGCGATGCGGCAAAGACGGCTGCCAGCGATTACATCTTCGAACCACGCAAGGAGGAGCTCGTACTCGAGTTGATCCCGAAGTCGGTGAAGGTGCAGTTGTTCAAAGCCGTCCTCGACTCCCACGCTTCCGAACACGGTGCGCGGATGACTGCTATGAACAAGGCGACCGATAACGCGGGGGAGATGCTCCGTGAACTTCGCCTTTCATACAACAAAGCCCGTCAGGCGGCCATTACCGGAGAGATCCTCGAGATCGTCGCCGGCGCGGAAGCCCTCAAGGGTTGA
- a CDS encoding M36 family metallopeptidase, translated as MIKRVLAVFVSALCLSLQLQAQAPAPSAATVRPLLADYLVQHQQDWQLSDSDLNDFVVSDCYTDAKTGQTYAYLHQTVGGIRIFNAVSAASIREGRITGFGKKLYTNAAARVNSLQPTLSAAAAVQRAAAHLGKAIVGDPRELASDPAMHRHYFGALGIARRPIRVDLVFVPVQNALRLAWDVNIDLEGEVHWWNVRIDALSGDFLEKNDWTVHCDFGAPDAAQVQHQQHQHAGVQEHVATSVSTQRSSSLPVYNVLALPVEAPSFGARTLVTDPADPAASPYGWHDVDGAVGAEYTITRGNNVYAYDDINDQDVPGTSPDGGASLNFDFPINFTQQPGTYLEASVTNLFYTNNWMHDVLWHHGFDGPSGAFQENNYGTAGADGDPVMAECQDGGGTNNANFATPDDGQSGRMQMYLWSGSPDIDGSLDNGVIMHELGHGVSNRLTGGPSNTNCLFNGEQGGEGWSDYFALLFTIEPGDQGSDSRGIGTYAFDEPTTGGGIRRYPYSTDMGINPQTYGDLAGSGAVHDIGEIWCGTLWDMTWNLIDVEGFDPDWINGTGGNNIALRLVLEGMKLQPCGPGFLDGRDAILLADDNLYSGAHRCLIWNAFARRGMGASAQQGSANNTGDEVENFDLPTICLTPVAPPVANFISNVTNTCYGIVFFTDQSTDIPQSWFWDFGDGSTSTAQNPSHTYLSSGSYTVTLIVTNTLGADTLVRTNLITVAYPTSPSISGDNAICSGETTTLTASVSPSYDVTWETSGGTVVGTGTTFTTPALTATTTYRAIASTQSSVVNVGPPDASFGGGGYHATTFEGREIFTTFAPMRLRSVWVDASGTADRTINLYNQSGTILQTLTVNIPNGQSRVQVNFDIPTPGNYEIGVVAGSNLYRNNSGASYPYTIGGLVSITSSNSTTNPATYYYYLYDWEVQELPCESTPATYTINVSAGPSSNYTYSATGLTVQFTDNSGGSPVSWSWDFGDGNTSIQQNPSHTYAANGTYSAVLTVTDANGCTNTTQQSITVTSVGIADPGTANWQILQQDRTLIVRFPLSEQVQARITVLDITGRELLRSETRQHEWRVALDRFAAEVLLVRIEQGGRTEYRKLFTDRY; from the coding sequence ATGATCAAACGTGTACTCGCCGTCTTCGTGTCGGCACTTTGTCTGTCCCTGCAATTGCAGGCGCAGGCTCCAGCTCCTTCCGCGGCAACGGTTCGCCCGCTGCTCGCTGATTATCTCGTCCAACACCAACAGGATTGGCAGCTCAGTGATTCCGATCTGAACGACTTCGTCGTCAGTGACTGTTACACTGATGCGAAGACCGGACAGACCTATGCCTACCTGCACCAGACGGTAGGTGGTATCCGCATCTTCAACGCGGTCAGTGCCGCCAGCATCCGGGAAGGCCGTATCACCGGCTTCGGAAAGAAACTTTACACCAACGCCGCCGCGCGCGTCAATAGTCTGCAGCCGACACTATCTGCTGCTGCAGCTGTACAACGTGCCGCCGCGCACCTGGGTAAGGCGATCGTAGGCGATCCGCGTGAGCTTGCTTCCGATCCCGCTATGCACCGCCATTACTTCGGGGCGTTAGGGATTGCCCGTCGTCCCATTCGGGTCGATCTGGTCTTCGTTCCGGTGCAGAATGCCCTGCGACTTGCCTGGGATGTGAACATCGACCTCGAAGGAGAGGTACACTGGTGGAACGTACGCATCGACGCCTTGTCGGGCGATTTTCTTGAGAAGAACGACTGGACCGTACATTGCGACTTCGGTGCACCGGACGCTGCGCAGGTTCAGCACCAGCAGCATCAACATGCCGGCGTGCAAGAGCATGTTGCGACGTCTGTCAGCACCCAGCGCAGCAGCTCGCTGCCGGTGTATAATGTCCTGGCATTGCCGGTTGAAGCACCTTCCTTCGGTGCGCGTACGCTGGTGACCGATCCGGCTGATCCGGCCGCCTCCCCGTACGGATGGCATGACGTTGACGGCGCGGTCGGCGCGGAATACACCATCACGCGTGGCAACAATGTTTACGCCTATGACGACATCAACGATCAGGACGTACCCGGCACCTCGCCGGACGGCGGCGCATCCCTGAACTTCGACTTCCCGATCAACTTTACCCAGCAACCGGGAACGTATCTCGAAGCTTCTGTCACGAACCTCTTCTATACCAACAACTGGATGCACGATGTGCTCTGGCACCACGGCTTCGACGGTCCTTCCGGCGCATTCCAGGAGAATAACTACGGCACGGCAGGAGCCGACGGAGATCCGGTGATGGCCGAGTGTCAGGACGGAGGCGGTACCAACAATGCCAACTTCGCGACACCCGACGACGGCCAGAGCGGTCGCATGCAGATGTATCTCTGGAGCGGATCGCCCGATATCGACGGCTCGCTGGATAACGGCGTCATCATGCATGAACTCGGTCACGGTGTCTCCAACCGTCTTACCGGTGGCCCATCCAACACCAATTGCCTCTTTAACGGAGAGCAGGGCGGCGAAGGATGGAGTGATTATTTCGCCTTGTTGTTCACGATCGAACCGGGCGACCAGGGATCCGATTCGCGTGGCATCGGAACGTATGCGTTCGACGAACCGACCACAGGTGGAGGTATTCGCCGGTATCCTTACTCCACCGACATGGGCATCAACCCGCAGACCTACGGCGATCTGGCCGGCAGCGGCGCGGTGCACGATATCGGTGAGATCTGGTGCGGAACATTGTGGGATATGACCTGGAACCTGATCGATGTGGAAGGATTCGATCCCGATTGGATCAACGGTACCGGCGGCAACAACATCGCGCTGCGTCTGGTGCTGGAAGGCATGAAGCTTCAACCTTGTGGTCCCGGATTCCTGGACGGTCGTGATGCCATCCTCTTAGCGGACGACAACCTCTACAGCGGCGCACACCGTTGCCTGATCTGGAACGCTTTCGCCCGCCGTGGCATGGGTGCCAGTGCGCAACAGGGCAGTGCGAACAATACCGGTGACGAAGTAGAGAACTTCGACCTGCCGACCATTTGCCTTACGCCGGTGGCGCCTCCTGTCGCCAACTTCATCAGCAATGTCACCAACACCTGCTACGGCATCGTGTTCTTCACTGACCAGTCGACGGACATTCCGCAAAGCTGGTTTTGGGATTTCGGCGATGGTTCCACCTCAACCGCGCAGAATCCTTCGCATACCTATCTCAGCAGTGGCAGTTACACGGTTACCCTGATCGTGACCAACACGCTTGGCGCCGATACCCTGGTGCGCACCAACCTCATTACGGTGGCTTATCCGACTTCCCCGAGCATCTCCGGCGACAACGCGATCTGTTCGGGCGAAACCACGACGCTCACCGCTTCGGTTTCTCCGAGCTACGACGTCACCTGGGAAACTTCCGGCGGTACTGTTGTCGGCACCGGCACCACGTTCACGACTCCCGCCCTGACAGCTACCACAACTTATCGCGCCATCGCTTCCACCCAATCGTCGGTGGTCAATGTCGGCCCGCCGGATGCGAGCTTCGGCGGTGGCGGGTATCATGCCACCACCTTCGAAGGTCGGGAGATCTTCACCACCTTCGCACCGATGCGTCTGCGTTCGGTATGGGTGGATGCTTCGGGAACCGCCGACCGTACCATCAACTTGTACAACCAGAGCGGTACGATTCTGCAGACGCTGACCGTCAACATTCCGAACGGACAAAGCCGCGTGCAGGTCAATTTCGATATCCCGACGCCCGGCAATTATGAGATCGGTGTAGTAGCGGGATCGAACCTCTACCGGAACAATTCAGGCGCCAGCTATCCGTACACCATTGGCGGATTGGTCAGCATCACCTCGTCGAACTCGACCACCAATCCGGCTACTTACTATTATTATCTCTATGATTGGGAGGTGCAGGAACTTCCGTGCGAAAGCACGCCTGCGACCTATACGATCAACGTGAGCGCAGGTCCGTCCAGCAATTATACCTATAGCGCTACCGGACTTACCGTTCAGTTCACCGACAATTCCGGCGGCAGCCCCGTATCGTGGAGCTGGGATTTCGGCGATGGTAACACGTCGATCCAGCAGAACCCTTCGCACACCTACGCAGCGAATGGTACGTACTCTGCGGTCCTGACCGTGACGGATGCGAACGGTTGCACCAATACGACGCAGCAATCCATCACCGTTACTTCGGTCGGCATTGCTGATCCCGGAACGGCGAACTGGCAGATCCTGCAGCAAGACCGTACCCTGATCGTTCGGTTCCCGCTCAGCGAGCAGGTTCAGGCGCGCATTACCGTGCTCGATATCACCGGACGTGAATTGCTCCGGTCGGAAACGCGTCAGCACGAATGGCGTGTAGCGCTCGATCGTTTTGCAGCCGAAGTGTTGCTGGTACGCATCGAGCAGGGCGGACGTACCGAATACCGTAAACTGTTCACAGATCGTTACTGA
- a CDS encoding MarC family protein, with amino-acid sequence MEFNLRDTLTVSTILFAVIDIIGSIPALLQVKTRVGYIKAEQATFVSLIIMVVFLFLGESILAFLGVDVRSFAIAGSLVIFFLALEMILGIRLYRDEIPETASIVPVAFPLIAGTGTMTTLLSLRAVYDMPTIVIGIFLNLIVVYVVLRNLYRLEKLLGAAGISVLRKVFGIILLAIAVKLFRTNVGL; translated from the coding sequence ATGGAATTCAACCTGCGCGATACGCTGACCGTTTCGACCATTCTTTTCGCGGTGATCGACATCATCGGATCCATACCGGCCTTGTTGCAGGTCAAGACACGAGTAGGCTACATCAAGGCGGAACAGGCGACCTTCGTTTCGCTGATCATCATGGTGGTCTTTCTGTTCCTGGGCGAATCCATCCTCGCCTTTCTGGGTGTCGATGTCCGGTCGTTCGCCATCGCGGGTTCGCTGGTTATTTTTTTCCTGGCACTCGAAATGATCCTCGGCATCCGCTTGTATCGTGACGAAATTCCGGAAACCGCCTCGATCGTTCCGGTCGCTTTCCCCTTAATCGCCGGTACGGGAACCATGACGACCCTGCTTTCCTTACGGGCCGTTTATGACATGCCGACCATCGTCATCGGTATCTTTCTTAACCTGATCGTGGTCTATGTCGTGCTTCGGAACTTGTACCGTTTGGAGAAATTGTTGGGTGCTGCCGGGATCAGCGTACTGCGTAAAGTGTTCGGAATCATATTACTGGCTATTGCGGTCAAGCTTTTCAGGACCAATGTGGGCCTTTGA